The Pseudarthrobacter defluvii DNA window TCACGGAATTAGAGTAGTCCCGCCTGGGTCATCAGATCGGTGACCTTTTCGGAGTTGAGCTTGGCGGCGTCAACCTTGGGCGCCTGCAGGTCCTTGATGGGAACCAGCTTGTCATTGGCGGGAACGTCGGAGCCGATGGCGTACTCGAAGGACGTGCCGTTCTTGAGGACCTCCTGGCCCTTCTTGCCGGTGATGAACTTCAGGAACTCCTGCGCAGCGGCAGCATTCTTGGAGGACTTCAGCACGCCGCCGCCGGAGACGGACAGGAAGGCGCCCGGGTCCTGGTTCTTGAAGTAGTACGGTGTGACGTTGCTGGAGTTCTCGCCGGTCTTGGCCTGGTCACCGTAGTAGTAGTAGTGGTAGATCAGGGCGGCATCCACTTCGCCGGCGTTGACGGCCTTCATGGCGGTGCTGTTGCCCTTGTAGGCCTTGGAGTTCTCCTTCATGCCCTTCAGCCACTCTTCGGTGGCGGACTCGCCCTTGAGTTCAAGGAGCGCGGAGACGATGGCCTGGAAGTCGGCGCCGCTGGGTGAGGCGGCCCACTTGCCCTTCCACTCCGGCTTGGCCAGGTCAAGCATGGACTTGGGCAGCTGGTCCTCGGCGAGCTTGGTCTTGTTGTACACCAGGACGGTGGAGCGGGCGGCGATGCCGGTCCACTTGCCGGTGGACGGCGCGAACTCGGCGGGGACCTGGGCCAGGGTGTCCTTGTTGACGTCGGCGAACAGGCCGGCGTTCTCAACCTGCGTCATGGCGGGGGAGTTCTCGGTCAGGAACACGTCCGCGGGGGAGGCCTGGCCTTCCTGGATGATCTGGTTGGACAGTTCGGTGTCCGAGCCCTGCCGCATGGTCACCTTGATGCCGGTTTCGGCCGTGAAGGCATCCACCCATTCCTTGGTGAGGCTCTCGTGCTGGGCGTTGTAGACAGTGATCTCGCCTGAGGCGGCGCCGCCGGATGCGGAGGACGAGCTGTCGCCTGCGGGGGTGGCGCCGCCGCAGGCGGTCAGGCCGAGAGCTGCGGTGGCGGCGAGTGCGATGCCGGCCAGCGCGCTGTTGCGGATCTTCATTGAGGCTGCTTTCGGTGGGGAAAAAAGTCTGCTTGAACCTAAGTCCTATTAGGCAACATGAATGTTGCCTATGTCTGAAAACTGTAGGGTAGGCAAACCTAAGCTCCAAGCCGGAAAGCGGTTTAAGTGACGAGGTTCACATCAATTACGCAAACGTGGCGTGACGTAATTACTGCCCGTCTTAACGCCGTCCCCGCAGTGTCCGCAGCACGGCTACGGCCCCGACCCCGGCCAGGACCCATGGCCCGGCCACGATGACAGGGTCCATCCAGGAGTGGTTGACGTCCACCCGTTTTCCCGTCCGGGACTTGAGCCCATTGCCGGAGAATTCGCTGCCGATCCCGGTCTCGGTTAGAGGGTTGTCCGGCCGCAGGGTGGCAAAGGACTTCAGGTGGTTCTCCCAGGCGTCCACCCGGTCCGCGGCAATCAGCAGCAGCCAGTGCGCGGCCCGCCCTTCGCTGTACCGGCGGTAGGCGTACCTGCGGATGGCGCCGGACGCTCCCTTGAGCGGGGCCGAGGTGCCGAAGACGGGTGTCAGCATGGCGTGCTCGATTGACCGTTCCCGGGGCTGTTCTTCGGGCTGCCGGTCCGGGAATTTCCAGTGTGCTCCGGTTGCGATGCCCGGCTGCTCCCGGGGGAAGGACGGACGGTCTTTCGGGTCCAGGTCCACACCCCAGCCCGGGATGCGGGCGCGCAGCGCCACGGAGGCATCGGGGGTGGCGGACTTGCCCGCCGTATACGGGGTTGCCGGTTCGGTCATGGTGCACTCCCTTTCAGGCGGTGGTGGAAATGATCAGGGGCTTGACTATGTTGTCCAGCTTGGCCGAGAACAGGTGGTAGCCCTCGGCGATGTGCTCCAACGGGATCCGGTGGGTCACCAGGTCGCTGGGCTTCAGGTACCCGTTCCGGATGTGCTCGAACAGGCGCGGCCACTGCCGTTTCACCGGGCACTGGTTCATCCGCAGCGTGAGCCCCTTGTTCACGGCGTCACCGAACTTCACGGCGCTGAAGATGGGTCCATAGGCGCCCACCACGGACACCGTTCCGCCCTTGCGGACCGAGTCGATGGCCCAGTTGAGTGCCACCGGCGACCCGCCCTGCAGCTTGAGCTTGGAAGCCGTCACGTGCTGCAGGAAGTTCCCGTCCGCCTCTGCCCCCACGGCATCAATGACGACGTCGGCGCCCAGGTAGTCGGTTTCCTTCTTCAGGTGCACCACGATGTCGTCGTATTCGGCAAAGTTGAACGTTTCGGCGTGGGCGAAGCTGCGGGCCTTCTCCAGCCGGTAGTCCAGGTGGTCAATGACGATCACGCGTCCGGCGCCCATCAGCCAGGCGGACTTGGCGGCAAACAGGCCAACCGGCCCGGCGCCGAACACCACCACCGTGTCGCCCTCCACGATGTCGCCCAGCTGGGCGCCGAAATAGCCGGTGGGGAGGGCATCAGTGAGCAGCACTGCGTCCTCTTCGTCCATCCAGTCCGGAATCCTGCTGGGCCCCACGTCCGCGAACGGAACCCGGACGAACTCGGCCTGGCCGCCGTCGTACCCGCCGCAGGTGTGGGAGTAGCCGTAGATGCCGCCCACCGCGGTCGCGTTCGGGTTGACGTTGTGGCAGTTGGAGTACAGGCCCCGGGCACAGAACCAGCAGGAGCCGCAGTAGACATTGAAGGGCACCATCACGCGATCGCCGGGGATCAGGTTCTGCACCGAGGAGCCCACCTGGTGCACCACCCCCACGAACTCGTGGCCGAACGTGGTGCCCACCCGGGTGTCCGGCATCATGCCGTGGTATAGGTGCAGGTCCGAGCCGCAGATGGCGCCGGTGGTGACCCGGATGATCGCGTCGTTGGGGTGCTCTATTTTGGGGATGTCTTTTTCTTCGACCCGGATCTTGTACGGGCCTCGGTACACCATTGCTCGCATTCGTGCCGCCTCTGTGTCGTGGCCGGCAGTGGGAGTGCTCCTGGCAGGAACCAGCCCCGTTGCTTGAGGCCCACCGCGATCTTCACAGGCTTCCATCCGCCGCGAATGAGGTCAAGGGCGGGTGCGGCGCGCATACAGCGGACGACGGCGGGTATGGATGAAGGGACAGGCGTACCGGCGGAAGGGAGACAGGATGTCCGGCGACAGCACCGTCGCAGCCGGCACCGGGGGACCAGAGGCGCGTCCCGCGGTCGCGCCCGCCTTCCTGATGGGGATGGGGCTGGGCGGGTTCGTGGACGGGATCTTGCTGCACCAGCTCCTGCAGTGGCACCATATGCTCACCCATACTCCGTCCGGGAACGCCAAAACTGTTGCCGGGCTGGAGCTCAATACATTGGCCGACGGAGTGTTCCATGGCGGCATGTGGGTGCTGGTGGCTGCTGCGGCCGTGCTGGCTATCCGGGCCCGCCGGAACGGCACCCTGTCGTCGAGCTGGGCCTTCCATGCCGGTCTGGTGCTGCTCGGCTGGGGTACCTTCAACGTGGTGGAGGGCCTGGTGGACCATCAGCTCCTGGGGATCCACCATGTTCGGGACGACCTGGGCGGTCCGCTCGCCTGGGATCTCGGCTTCCTGGCCGTGAGCCTTGTCTTGGCGCTGGCCGGCTGGCTGCTGTACCGCAGGGCTGTGCACAGAGTGGCTTGACGCCTCGAAAATTGGGGTGCGGGTCGAATACTGGCCGAGCCTCTACTCGTTCGGGTTCGGTGTCCGCACGTCGTGTTCGCCGATATCTGCTGCGCCCAGGAGGCCTTCAGCGGGGGCATTCTCTGACGGGTGCACACGCACGCTCAACTCGGGATGGTGAAGGTCCAGGGCCGGTCGCTCGGAACGGATCCGGGGCAGTGAGGTGAAGTTGTGGCGCGGCGGCGGGCAGGACGTGGCCCACTCCAGCGAGCCGCCGAAGCCCCAAGGGTCGTCCACCGTGACCTTCTTCCCGGCCCGCCAGGTGATGAAGACGTTCCAGAAGAAGGGGATGAGCGATGCGCCCAGCAGGTAGGAACCAATGGTGGAGAACTGGTTCATGAAAGTGAAGTTGTCCTCCGGCATGTAGTCCGCGTACCGGCGCGGCATGCCCAGGACGCCCAGCCAGTGCTGGATCAGGAACGTGGCATGGAAGCCCAGGAACAGCATCCAGAAGTGGATCTTGCCCAGCCGTTCATTCAGCATGGTGCCGGTGAACTTGGGCCACCAGAAGTAGAACCCGGCAAACATCGCGAACACCACGGTGCCGAACACCACATAGTGGAAATGCGCCACGACGAAATAGGTGTCCGACACGTGGAAGTCCATGGGCGGCGAGGCGAGGATGATGCCGGTGAGGCCGCCGAAGAGGAAGGTGGCCAAAAACCCCATGCTCCACAGCATGGGCGTCTCGAACGTCAGCGATCCGCCCCACATGGTGCCGATCCAGTTGAAGAACTTAACCCCGGTAGGCACCGCGATGAGCATGGTCATGAAGGCGAAGAACGGCAGGAAGATGGCGCCCGTGACGTACATGTGGTGGGCCCACACCGTCACCGACAGGGCCGCGATGGCAATGGTGGCGTACACGATGCCCTTGTAGCCGAAAAGGGGCTTGCGGCTGAAGACCGGGAAGATCTCCGAGACGATGCCGAAGAACGGCAGCGCGATGATGTACACCTCCGGGTGGCCGAAGAACCAGAACAGGTGCTGCCAGAGGATGGCGCCGCCGTTGGCGGGATCGAAGATGTGGGCACCGAACTTGCGGTCCGCGCCGAGGGCGAACAGGGCGGCGGCCAGCGGCGGGAACGCCATGATCACCAGGATGCCCGTCACCAGCGTGTTCCAGGTGAAAATCGGCATCCGCCACATGGTGAGCCCGGGCGCGCGCATGCAGATGATGGTGGTGATGAAGTTGACCGAGCCCAGGATGGTGCCGAAGCCGGACAGCGCCAGCCCGAAGACCCACAGGTCACCGCCAATGCCCGGCGTGAACGTGGTGTTGGACAGCGGCGCGTACGCGAACCAGCCAAAGGACGCGGCGCCCTGCGGGGTGATGAAGCCGGAGACCGCGATGGTGGAGCCGAAGAGGAAGAACCAGAACGCCAGCGCGTTCAGGCGGGGGAACGCAACGTCGGGCGCACCGATCTGCAGCGGCATGATCACGTTGGCGAAGCCGGCGAAGAGCGGGGTGGCGAACATCAGCAGCATGATGGTGCCGTGCATGGTGAAGAGCTGGTTGTACTGCTCCTTGGTCTGCAGGATCTGCATGCCGGGCTCGAACAGCTCGGCACGGATCAGCAGGGCCATCACGCCGCCCGCGCAGAAGAACACGAAGGACGCGATCAGGTACATGTAGCCGATGGTCTTGTGGTCAGTGGAGGTGATCCAGTTGACCACGATGGTGCCTTTGGAGCGCCGGACCACTGCCGGTGCCGCGGTAGCCGCGGTTCCGCCCATTCTCTGGCCTGTGGTGGTCATTACGGTGCCATCCTTTACTCTGCTGGTTCCAGGGCCTGCGGCAACGGGGCCGATTGCGGTTGCCTGTTGAAGTCATCGCCCAGGCTTCCGGTGTTGCCCTTGGCCTTCAGGTCTGCAATATGGCTGTCATACTCCTGCTGGCTCACCACCCGGACCTTGAAGAGCATCTCGGAGTGGTATTCCCCGCACAGCTCCGCGCACTTGCCCATGTATTCGCCGGTGCGGGTGGGGGTGATGTTGATGTACGGGTTGTACTGTTCGTGGCCCGGGTACAGGTCGCGCTTCTGCAGGAAATCTATAACCCAGAAGGAATGCTGCACATCACGGGACTGCAGATGCAGCTCCACCTTCTTGTCCACCGGCAGGTAGAGCGTGGGCAGCCGGTCCGGGGCGCCGTAATCGCCGGTCAGGTGGGCCTGCTGTCCGGCATCCTCGTGGACCTGTTCCTTGACGTAGTTGAAATCCCAGGACCACTGCTTGCCGAAGACATCGATCACCACGTCCGGGTTGTCGTAGCGGGCGTCGATGGCCCGCTGGTCCCGGTCAGTGAAAACAAACAGGACGCCTATGACAATCAGCGGAACCGCGAGATAGAACACCTCAAGCGGAAGGTTGTAGCTCAGCTGCGCCGGGAAGCCGACCGTGTTCTTCCTGCGCCGGTACGCCACGATGACCCAGATCATCAGTCCCCACGTGATGATGCCCACCACCAGCGCAGCGATCCAGGAGTTGACCCACAGGTCTGTGATGAGCGGGGTCTTGTCAGTGGTTCCACGGTCTCCGGGCAGGAAGCCGCGGGAAACCAGGTCGGAGCAGGAGGTCAGGGCCGGCAGTGCAAGGACGCCCGCGGCCAGTGCCGCGAAGCGCCGCATGCTGTGGTTTTTGGATGGTCTTCTATCCACAATGGTCCCTCCGGCATGCTCCAGAAGCCCAACTGCATGAGCCCACCGCAGCCCGCGGGGGCGGCGGTTGTGTGTGTAACCCTACGCGGGGAGGATGCTGATGGGAAGGGGATCTGCTGCTGCCGGAAAGGCCCGGATTGCAGCCGTGACCGGGATACGACGGCGGCCGTGGTGGTGGGCACCTGGGGTGGGCGCTACCGGCTGCCGGCCCAGACCGATGCCGCCCCCGAGTGGCCGGTCACGATGCTTTGGTACACCAGGAAGAGTCCCGCCAGGACGCCCAGGACGGACGTGGCCGGAACCAGCCAGCGGGCTTCCAGGAATCCGCGCAGGCCGCGGAAGGCCGGCACGCGGGTCAGGAGGCCCGGGAAGGCGGCGGCGATCTGCACGGCCACCACCACCAGGAAGAACGCGGCTACAAAACGCAGGAAGCCTCCCTGCTCGGCGTGCTCCTCGATCAGGTGTGAAACAGGCCGGGCCTTCTCCAACTGTTCGCCTGCCTCCGCCGTGAGGACGGACAGCGGGACCAGGATCAGCGCCAGGATTCCCAGCGGCCAGGCCAGGTAACGCCTGGTACGCCGGAGCAGCGCGAAAACCACGGCCGCGAGCCCGGCCAGCGGCGCCAGGACCACCACGCCGTGGATCAGCAGGATGTGGGCGGGTAGGCCTGCGATCTCCATCAGGCGATTCCGGTGGTGCCCAGCAGGCTTCCCACCCCGAACGTGAAGGCCATGGCCAACGCCCCGCCCACCACCAGCCGGATGGTGGCCTTGCGCTTGGAGCTTCCGCCGATCTTGGCGCTG harbors:
- the ctaC gene encoding aa3-type cytochrome oxidase subunit II, with product MRRFAALAAGVLALPALTSCSDLVSRGFLPGDRGTTDKTPLITDLWVNSWIAALVVGIITWGLMIWVIVAYRRRKNTVGFPAQLSYNLPLEVFYLAVPLIVIGVLFVFTDRDQRAIDARYDNPDVVIDVFGKQWSWDFNYVKEQVHEDAGQQAHLTGDYGAPDRLPTLYLPVDKKVELHLQSRDVQHSFWVIDFLQKRDLYPGHEQYNPYINITPTRTGEYMGKCAELCGEYHSEMLFKVRVVSQQEYDSHIADLKAKGNTGSLGDDFNRQPQSAPLPQALEPAE
- the ctaD gene encoding aa3-type cytochrome oxidase subunit I is translated as MTTTGQRMGGTAATAAPAVVRRSKGTIVVNWITSTDHKTIGYMYLIASFVFFCAGGVMALLIRAELFEPGMQILQTKEQYNQLFTMHGTIMLLMFATPLFAGFANVIMPLQIGAPDVAFPRLNALAFWFFLFGSTIAVSGFITPQGAASFGWFAYAPLSNTTFTPGIGGDLWVFGLALSGFGTILGSVNFITTIICMRAPGLTMWRMPIFTWNTLVTGILVIMAFPPLAAALFALGADRKFGAHIFDPANGGAILWQHLFWFFGHPEVYIIALPFFGIVSEIFPVFSRKPLFGYKGIVYATIAIAALSVTVWAHHMYVTGAIFLPFFAFMTMLIAVPTGVKFFNWIGTMWGGSLTFETPMLWSMGFLATFLFGGLTGIILASPPMDFHVSDTYFVVAHFHYVVFGTVVFAMFAGFYFWWPKFTGTMLNERLGKIHFWMLFLGFHATFLIQHWLGVLGMPRRYADYMPEDNFTFMNQFSTIGSYLLGASLIPFFWNVFITWRAGKKVTVDDPWGFGGSLEWATSCPPPRHNFTSLPRIRSERPALDLHHPELSVRVHPSENAPAEGLLGAADIGEHDVRTPNPNE
- a CDS encoding zinc-dependent alcohol dehydrogenase, which encodes MRAMVYRGPYKIRVEEKDIPKIEHPNDAIIRVTTGAICGSDLHLYHGMMPDTRVGTTFGHEFVGVVHQVGSSVQNLIPGDRVMVPFNVYCGSCWFCARGLYSNCHNVNPNATAVGGIYGYSHTCGGYDGGQAEFVRVPFADVGPSRIPDWMDEEDAVLLTDALPTGYFGAQLGDIVEGDTVVVFGAGPVGLFAAKSAWLMGAGRVIVIDHLDYRLEKARSFAHAETFNFAEYDDIVVHLKKETDYLGADVVIDAVGAEADGNFLQHVTASKLKLQGGSPVALNWAIDSVRKGGTVSVVGAYGPIFSAVKFGDAVNKGLTLRMNQCPVKRQWPRLFEHIRNGYLKPSDLVTHRIPLEHIAEGYHLFSAKLDNIVKPLIISTTA
- a CDS encoding DUF2243 domain-containing protein, giving the protein MSGDSTVAAGTGGPEARPAVAPAFLMGMGLGGFVDGILLHQLLQWHHMLTHTPSGNAKTVAGLELNTLADGVFHGGMWVLVAAAAVLAIRARRNGTLSSSWAFHAGLVLLGWGTFNVVEGLVDHQLLGIHHVRDDLGGPLAWDLGFLAVSLVLALAGWLLYRRAVHRVA
- a CDS encoding iron ABC transporter substrate-binding protein — translated: MKIRNSALAGIALAATAALGLTACGGATPAGDSSSSASGGAASGEITVYNAQHESLTKEWVDAFTAETGIKVTMRQGSDTELSNQIIQEGQASPADVFLTENSPAMTQVENAGLFADVNKDTLAQVPAEFAPSTGKWTGIAARSTVLVYNKTKLAEDQLPKSMLDLAKPEWKGKWAASPSGADFQAIVSALLELKGESATEEWLKGMKENSKAYKGNSTAMKAVNAGEVDAALIYHYYYYGDQAKTGENSSNVTPYYFKNQDPGAFLSVSGGGVLKSSKNAAAAQEFLKFITGKKGQEVLKNGTSFEYAIGSDVPANDKLVPIKDLQAPKVDAAKLNSEKVTDLMTQAGLL